One segment of Sulfobacillus thermosulfidooxidans DSM 9293 DNA contains the following:
- a CDS encoding flagellar biosynthetic protein FliR, with product MTMTVSAQTLTQEYFLIAARISGLVFSAPVLSSSYLPRMLKVVIIIMLAAVLAPTLKIAAMPSLLWTLGLVIQFAIGVLMGLILSLFLSVFDMAGQVVTYELGLGLAITSNPALDNSGSFLSEWQTLLALFVFVGSGGLELSVIALHASFQAIGLNVVSFPTSALSFVIGLMSSALTMTLLVAFPLMLAGLVVNMAVGILSRAFPQMNAYFLSLPVNFGVSLLVFAAMIPILVGILPEFWNHAFVDVSRLLAILEGKS from the coding sequence ATGACAATGACGGTGAGTGCGCAAACCTTAACACAAGAATATTTTTTGATTGCGGCGCGGATTAGCGGGTTAGTGTTTAGTGCCCCTGTGCTGAGTTCATCTTACCTGCCGCGAATGCTCAAAGTCGTCATCATTATTATGCTCGCCGCTGTGCTAGCGCCGACCCTAAAAATCGCTGCCATGCCCTCATTGTTGTGGACCTTGGGACTTGTGATTCAGTTTGCGATTGGCGTTTTAATGGGGTTGATTTTATCGCTTTTTCTTTCCGTTTTTGATATGGCGGGCCAGGTGGTCACCTATGAACTGGGCTTAGGTCTAGCCATTACCTCGAATCCCGCCTTAGATAATAGTGGGTCATTCTTATCTGAATGGCAAACACTCTTGGCCTTATTTGTATTTGTGGGTTCCGGCGGCTTGGAATTATCGGTCATTGCGCTGCATGCTTCATTTCAGGCTATTGGCCTTAATGTGGTGAGCTTTCCAACCTCAGCCCTGTCGTTTGTGATAGGTCTGATGTCAAGCGCCTTGACAATGACGTTACTAGTGGCTTTTCCCCTCATGTTAGCCGGCTTAGTGGTGAACATGGCAGTGGGGATTTTATCCCGGGCTTTTCCTCAAATGAATGCCTATTTTCTGTCATTGCCCGTTAATTTCGGGGTCAGTCTTTTGGTGTTTGCGGCCATGATTCCGATATTAGTCGGGATCTTACCCGAGTTTTGGAATCACGCTTTTGTGGATGTGAGTCGGCTTTTGGCGATTTTGGAGGGAAAATCATGA
- a CDS encoding EscU/YscU/HrcU family type III secretion system export apparatus switch protein, producing MSHLSLSLPRMYFASAGEKSQQATPHKKQQLQKQGQHWKSPDFQAALALAVGFVVIRHYLPWAGTQLGEMESAVLQLAENPQGTMASAWLLAFSVMIRILLPLTLPLLVAGLFASSLEKGFRLSFSALKADMTRLNPVEGLKRMFSRDSVWQLFKGLLKVGIMGALAAWVIHQQLANYAGLMVESLGQALSTSLNMLSQVLLVMSVAFFIIGVLDMAYQAYAFQLKIRMTTQEVRDELKETEGNPQIKGKRREMARRIWRSGVRQVKNAQVVITNPTHYAVALKWDEKTMPAPVVIAKGADEMAYNIREIAVRHGVPLVENPPLARSLYEVPIGHVILEEHYQAVADILAFLIRKRHAHRMERRH from the coding sequence ATGAGTCACTTGAGCCTCAGCCTGCCTCGTATGTATTTCGCTTCCGCTGGCGAAAAAAGTCAACAAGCGACTCCCCATAAAAAGCAGCAATTACAAAAACAGGGACAACACTGGAAAAGTCCGGATTTTCAGGCTGCCCTCGCCTTAGCGGTGGGTTTTGTCGTGATTCGCCATTATTTGCCGTGGGCTGGAACCCAATTAGGCGAGATGGAATCGGCTGTCCTGCAACTAGCCGAAAATCCGCAAGGAACGATGGCGTCGGCATGGCTTTTAGCCTTTTCGGTGATGATCCGCATTCTCTTACCTTTGACGCTCCCTTTACTGGTGGCGGGACTATTTGCGAGCAGTCTAGAAAAGGGCTTTCGGCTATCATTCAGCGCCCTTAAGGCGGATATGACCCGTTTGAATCCGGTTGAAGGTCTCAAACGCATGTTTTCCCGAGATAGTGTCTGGCAGCTTTTTAAGGGCTTATTAAAAGTCGGGATCATGGGAGCCTTAGCCGCATGGGTTATTCATCAGCAATTGGCTAATTACGCTGGGCTCATGGTGGAATCCCTCGGCCAAGCTTTAAGCACGTCGCTCAATATGTTGAGCCAGGTACTTTTGGTGATGTCCGTCGCCTTTTTTATCATTGGTGTCTTAGACATGGCTTATCAAGCCTATGCCTTTCAATTGAAAATTCGTATGACTACGCAAGAGGTGCGGGACGAATTGAAAGAGACGGAGGGCAATCCCCAAATAAAAGGTAAACGGCGGGAAATGGCGCGTCGCATTTGGCGTTCAGGGGTGCGGCAAGTGAAAAATGCGCAAGTGGTGATTACCAACCCAACGCACTATGCAGTGGCTCTGAAATGGGATGAGAAGACCATGCCGGCCCCCGTTGTGATTGCCAAAGGTGCGGATGAAATGGCTTATAACATCCGGGAAATCGCCGTCCGCCATGGGGTACCCCTAGTGGAAAATCCCCCTTTAGCCCGGTCGCTTTACGAAGTGCCGATTGGCCATGTGATTTTAGAAGAACATTATCAGGCGGTGGCGGATATCTTGGCGTTTTTGATTCGCAAACGTCATGCACACCGAATGGAGAGGAGGCATTAA
- the flhA gene encoding flagellar biosynthesis protein FlhA: MAKSRALLKEAFVPVAAVIAILMLVIPIPPWALDFFLIINIALSIAVLVSTMFINEVLDLSVFPSLLLLTTLFRLALEVTATRLILLSGDPGSVIQTFGRLVVGNNVVVGIIIFIILIVIQFMVITRGAERVSEVAARFTLDAMPGKQMAVDAELNAGLIREQEAKKRRQDIEREADFYGAMDGASKFVRGDAIAGIIIVFINIIGGLIIGLSERHLAITTALNTYTILTIGEGITTQIPALLLSTATGILVTRSGSQGTLNKDVLNQLTQLPRVLYIVAIVLFLMAALGLPPFVPLLLGAIAFYGGWQIEQRQKAQKAQEIARQNQQNQELAKKPEAVMQLIGFDVIELEVGVGLVPLVGGQAGQDLRDRIMALRRQITAELGLVVPPVRVRDSLELTLNQYRIRIRGASVATSEVRPDRFLAMGGQELGIDGAILTKDPVFGLPAYWIREDARDRAELAGATVIDAGSILVTHLAEVIRHHAHEILDREEVKKLVDYVKLTHPVVVSELIPDLLTLGEVERVLANLLREKVSIRDMPTILEALADGARTSRDIDLLTEQVRQQLSRHITEPLIKQGFLHAVVLSPAIEQEMKDALEQTDRGTYLNLDPTIAQKVVNALNTQLLKLPQGVPKVVISSPYVRLYFKRLTERLFKDLTVLSYAEIQSDIGIKTMGVVEI; this comes from the coding sequence ATGGCCAAAAGCCGAGCGTTGTTAAAAGAAGCCTTTGTGCCTGTCGCTGCGGTTATTGCAATCTTAATGCTGGTGATTCCCATTCCACCATGGGCTCTGGATTTCTTTCTCATTATCAATATTGCCTTATCTATTGCTGTGCTTGTGTCAACCATGTTTATTAATGAAGTGTTAGACTTGTCGGTGTTTCCTTCCCTTTTATTGCTGACCACCTTATTCCGCCTGGCACTCGAGGTCACGGCGACCCGGCTTATTTTGCTATCAGGAGATCCGGGCTCTGTCATCCAGACCTTTGGACGGCTCGTGGTCGGCAATAACGTCGTGGTGGGTATTATCATTTTCATCATTCTGATCGTGATTCAATTTATGGTGATCACCCGAGGGGCCGAAAGGGTGAGTGAAGTGGCCGCTCGGTTTACGCTCGATGCCATGCCTGGTAAACAAATGGCTGTTGATGCGGAGCTGAATGCGGGTTTAATTCGCGAGCAAGAGGCCAAAAAACGACGTCAGGATATTGAGCGGGAGGCCGATTTTTATGGGGCCATGGATGGGGCGTCCAAATTTGTTCGTGGAGATGCGATTGCCGGTATTATCATCGTCTTTATCAATATTATCGGTGGTCTGATTATTGGGCTATCCGAAAGGCACTTGGCGATCACGACCGCGTTAAATACCTATACGATATTGACCATTGGGGAAGGCATTACCACCCAAATTCCTGCCCTCTTATTATCCACTGCAACCGGAATTCTCGTCACCCGTTCGGGATCGCAAGGGACTCTCAACAAAGATGTCTTAAACCAACTGACACAATTGCCGCGGGTGTTATACATTGTCGCCATTGTGCTGTTTTTGATGGCCGCCCTCGGATTGCCTCCTTTTGTGCCTCTTTTGTTGGGAGCTATAGCCTTTTATGGGGGATGGCAAATCGAACAACGACAGAAGGCACAAAAAGCGCAAGAAATTGCGCGACAAAACCAACAAAATCAAGAATTGGCCAAAAAACCGGAAGCGGTCATGCAGTTGATTGGGTTTGATGTGATTGAGTTAGAGGTGGGAGTGGGTTTGGTGCCCCTGGTCGGTGGACAAGCCGGACAAGACTTAAGAGATCGTATTATGGCACTGAGACGTCAAATAACCGCTGAACTAGGACTGGTTGTGCCCCCGGTGAGGGTGCGCGACAGTTTGGAATTGACCCTTAATCAATACCGCATCCGTATTCGCGGCGCGAGTGTGGCGACCTCTGAAGTCCGTCCCGACAGATTTTTGGCAATGGGTGGGCAGGAACTGGGAATCGATGGCGCGATTTTAACCAAGGATCCGGTCTTTGGACTGCCTGCCTATTGGATCCGTGAAGATGCCCGTGACCGGGCGGAATTGGCCGGTGCCACGGTGATTGATGCCGGCTCAATTTTGGTGACCCATTTAGCTGAAGTGATTCGTCACCATGCGCATGAAATTCTCGATCGTGAAGAAGTCAAGAAACTCGTAGATTATGTCAAGTTAACTCACCCCGTGGTGGTCTCTGAACTGATTCCCGATCTCTTGACTCTCGGTGAAGTCGAGCGCGTCTTAGCCAATTTACTCAGGGAAAAAGTGTCGATCCGCGATATGCCGACCATTTTGGAGGCCTTGGCGGATGGGGCCAGGACAAGTCGCGACATCGATTTGTTAACCGAACAGGTCCGCCAACAATTGTCGCGTCATATCACGGAGCCGTTGATTAAACAAGGATTTTTGCATGCAGTCGTCTTATCGCCTGCGATAGAGCAGGAAATGAAAGACGCCTTAGAGCAAACGGACCGGGGGACCTATTTAAACCTCGATCCCACGATTGCCCAAAAAGTCGTGAATGCCCTCAATACCCAGCTTTTGAAGTTGCCGCAAGGCGTCCCCAAAGTGGTTATTTCATCCCCCTATGTGCGCTTGTATTTTAAGCGTTTGACGGAACGGCTGTTTAAAGATTTGACCGTTTTGTCCTATGCCGAAATTCAAAGTGATATCGGAATTAAAACAATGGGAGTGGTAGAGATATGA
- the flhF gene encoding flagellar biosynthesis protein FlhF, with translation MIVKRFTGQSVEEALIRAKWELGDEAVLLSSGPAKDRWWKFWERGYQVLAATDYPLPSSAPVSERARESESSRPEIAVTSTSAERESRDERLEEMMSLLMQMDKKISQVSAPRKAKDSPILAHLLSLEVDEKWARELTGALPKGEKDTQLDMLQELLGERIVLSPPLSGDTPHVVVFIGPTGAGKTTTIAKLASKLGLEEGKRVLLITTDTFRVAASEQLQTFGSILDVPVVIAKRPQDVPKYIQDYPADVVLIDTPGHSISEPMGIRSGLSVVKHAKATDVLLCMPATYSRSLFVDTAKKLSQDIAVTLCLTKVDEALCPGPVLSALLELKNPVMYVTTGQQVPHDIESAREGHLLQWLVKGGAYHG, from the coding sequence ATGATTGTTAAACGCTTTACGGGCCAAAGTGTCGAAGAAGCCTTAATCCGGGCGAAATGGGAATTGGGCGATGAGGCTGTGCTCTTGTCATCCGGTCCCGCCAAAGACCGCTGGTGGAAGTTTTGGGAGCGCGGCTATCAGGTGTTAGCCGCTACTGACTATCCTCTTCCGTCCTCAGCCCCTGTTTCTGAACGGGCTCGCGAAAGTGAGAGTTCCCGCCCGGAAATTGCCGTAACCAGTACCTCTGCGGAACGGGAGAGCCGTGATGAGCGGTTAGAAGAAATGATGTCCCTGTTAATGCAGATGGATAAAAAAATATCGCAGGTCAGTGCTCCCCGCAAAGCCAAAGATAGTCCGATTCTTGCCCATTTATTGTCGCTCGAAGTGGATGAAAAGTGGGCGCGAGAATTAACCGGGGCCCTCCCTAAGGGCGAGAAGGATACGCAGCTCGACATGTTGCAAGAACTCTTGGGAGAGCGTATTGTGCTGTCTCCGCCCTTGAGTGGTGATACCCCTCATGTTGTAGTGTTTATTGGACCGACCGGGGCTGGAAAAACCACGACGATTGCTAAACTTGCCAGCAAATTGGGTTTAGAAGAGGGCAAGCGCGTTCTTCTCATTACGACGGACACCTTTCGTGTCGCAGCCTCCGAACAACTGCAGACCTTCGGCAGTATTTTGGATGTGCCTGTCGTGATTGCCAAACGTCCGCAGGATGTACCCAAGTATATTCAAGATTATCCCGCCGATGTTGTCTTGATTGACACCCCTGGACATAGCATCAGTGAGCCGATGGGGATACGCTCTGGACTCAGTGTGGTGAAGCATGCCAAAGCCACCGATGTTCTCTTGTGCATGCCCGCAACCTATTCCCGTTCATTGTTTGTAGATACGGCGAAAAAACTGTCTCAGGATATCGCGGTCACCTTGTGTTTGACCAAGGTGGACGAGGCGTTGTGCCCGGGACCCGTTCTGTCCGCCTTGTTAGAGTTGAAAAATCCAGTAATGTATGTCACCACCGGGCAACAAGTGCCCCATGACATCGAAAGTGCCCGGGAAGGTCATTTACTGCAGTGGCTGGTTAAAGGAGGAGCTTACCATGGCTGA
- a CDS encoding MinD/ParA family protein — MAEQADQLRAWIKRQSAKVQEEIFERRNQGSRIVAVTSGKGGVGKSQLTLNLAIALQQRGQRVVILDADLGLANINILLGYEPSFTLWDVVQKRVSMKDVLQQGPLGLRIIPGASGISQLASLDDVEISGIIEGFQDLEGECDWLLVDTGAGIAANVLSFVLAADEALVVTNPEPPALADAYGLIKSIWEAQGNVRLQLVMNRSKSLKHGEEMGMRVINLAERMLNQPVGFFGVVREDLHAQQAVSRQEPLILLYPSSMAAQDIGDLADQMIHRVKPPKRGRWGQFVHRMSSLLSSLPKEFG, encoded by the coding sequence ATGGCTGAGCAGGCCGACCAGTTGCGCGCCTGGATTAAACGCCAAAGCGCCAAAGTGCAAGAAGAGATCTTCGAAAGACGGAATCAAGGCAGCCGGATCGTGGCTGTGACCTCGGGGAAGGGAGGAGTGGGCAAAAGCCAACTCACCTTGAATTTGGCCATCGCCTTACAACAAAGAGGGCAGCGGGTGGTGATATTAGATGCCGACTTGGGCCTTGCCAATATCAATATTCTCTTGGGCTATGAACCTAGCTTTACCCTATGGGATGTGGTGCAAAAACGCGTGAGCATGAAAGATGTGCTCCAACAAGGACCCCTTGGATTGCGCATTATTCCTGGTGCGTCAGGGATTAGTCAATTGGCGTCTTTGGATGATGTCGAAATCTCCGGCATCATAGAAGGATTTCAGGACCTAGAGGGCGAATGTGATTGGTTATTGGTGGACACAGGGGCTGGCATTGCTGCGAATGTGCTGTCATTTGTGTTAGCTGCCGATGAAGCGTTAGTAGTGACCAATCCTGAACCCCCGGCTTTGGCCGATGCGTATGGTTTGATTAAATCCATTTGGGAAGCGCAAGGGAATGTTCGCTTGCAACTCGTGATGAACCGTAGCAAGTCCCTAAAGCATGGGGAAGAAATGGGAATGCGGGTGATTAACTTGGCGGAGCGCATGTTAAATCAACCTGTCGGATTTTTTGGCGTAGTTCGCGAAGATCTGCATGCTCAACAAGCCGTGTCTCGCCAAGAGCCCTTGATTCTGTTGTACCCCAGTTCTATGGCTGCGCAAGATATTGGGGATTTAGCTGACCAGATGATTCACCGCGTTAAACCTCCCAAACGGGGACGGTGGGGACAGTTTGTTCATCGCATGAGTTCGCTTCTGTCTTCCTTACCGAAGGAATTCGGATAA
- a CDS encoding flagellar hook-basal body protein, whose protein sequence is MMNALYTGAAGLLTQHQVLETVAGNLANQNSLGYLAQHSQVVGLLPETVMGQGPSGMVPIGQVITEQAVLSGVNLTPGQVRTTGHYTDLAIMGQGFFVVKTPKGLAYTQDGRFSVNAQGQLVTATGDFVLSSSGQPIDVGLAPFHVSPGGQITQNGQVVATLGLVDLPNQGIKALGNSLYQAPRRLPFTGQVMQGAVNTSNGNMTQETMTMMEAEQTYQSLTTLINEESSRLKTAASLSIIA, encoded by the coding sequence ATGATGAATGCACTCTATACCGGTGCCGCGGGCTTATTAACTCAGCATCAAGTGCTCGAAACGGTGGCAGGCAATCTGGCCAATCAAAATTCTTTGGGATATTTAGCCCAGCATAGTCAAGTGGTCGGTCTATTACCGGAAACGGTGATGGGGCAAGGTCCGTCCGGTATGGTTCCGATTGGTCAGGTGATTACCGAGCAGGCCGTCCTTTCTGGAGTGAATTTGACCCCGGGTCAGGTACGAACCACAGGCCATTATACGGATTTGGCAATCATGGGCCAAGGCTTCTTTGTGGTAAAAACCCCGAAAGGATTGGCTTATACACAAGACGGGCGGTTCTCGGTCAATGCCCAAGGACAGCTCGTTACCGCTACGGGCGATTTCGTCCTGTCTTCTAGCGGACAACCTATTGACGTCGGCCTTGCTCCGTTTCATGTGAGCCCCGGAGGACAAATTACGCAAAATGGTCAGGTGGTGGCCACCCTAGGGCTGGTTGATTTACCTAACCAAGGGATTAAGGCGCTCGGAAATAGCTTGTACCAGGCGCCTAGACGTCTGCCCTTTACCGGTCAAGTGATGCAAGGAGCGGTTAATACATCCAATGGCAATATGACGCAAGAAACTATGACGATGATGGAAGCTGAACAGACGTACCAATCTTTAACCACTCTCATTAATGAAGAAAGCAGTCGCTTAAAGACGGCAGCGTCTCTCAGCATTATTGCCTAG
- a CDS encoding flagellar hook-basal body protein yields the protein MFSVMSAGTSGLESQNLWLNAIATNIANNQTPGFGERVSVLASSSGERLRPALRAVGKQIIEPSLSLTSGAHLAENVPVFSNQMMATSNPHDVAIDGNGFFVVKTADGSLAYTRSGTLQTDSQGHLELPNGNVMYPPITIPAGSSWYVTQDGTVMAGLPGQSFKPVGQLQIALIPNPAGLISSGYNLYGLSVASGTPVLVKPGQRGAGLLQTSSLNASGVNMASELTDLIQAQGAYQMNAKILAISQSLDKGLTQIIT from the coding sequence GTGTTTAGTGTGATGAGTGCGGGGACGAGTGGTCTAGAAAGCCAAAATTTATGGCTAAATGCAATTGCGACCAATATCGCGAATAACCAGACGCCGGGGTTTGGCGAGCGCGTCAGCGTTCTTGCATCGAGTTCGGGCGAAAGACTCAGGCCTGCGCTTCGCGCTGTGGGCAAGCAAATCATCGAGCCGTCATTGTCCCTGACTTCCGGGGCCCATTTGGCAGAAAATGTGCCAGTATTTTCAAATCAGATGATGGCGACATCAAATCCCCATGATGTGGCCATTGATGGTAACGGGTTTTTTGTCGTAAAAACGGCAGATGGCAGCTTAGCCTATACGCGGTCAGGAACGCTTCAAACGGATAGCCAAGGCCATTTAGAATTACCTAATGGCAATGTGATGTATCCGCCGATTACCATCCCTGCGGGTTCGAGCTGGTATGTGACCCAAGACGGCACGGTGATGGCCGGCCTACCGGGTCAATCGTTTAAACCGGTTGGCCAGCTGCAAATCGCTTTGATTCCCAATCCTGCCGGATTAATTAGCTCAGGCTACAATCTCTATGGTTTAAGCGTGGCGAGTGGTACACCCGTGCTGGTAAAACCAGGCCAGAGAGGCGCTGGTCTGTTGCAAACATCCTCACTTAATGCCAGTGGGGTGAATATGGCTTCGGAGTTAACGGATTTGATCCAAGCGCAGGGGGCCTATCAAATGAATGCCAAAATTCTCGCTATCTCTCAAAGTTTAGACAAGGGGTTGACCCAAATTATCACTTAG
- a CDS encoding lytic transglycosylase domain-containing protein, whose product MEPLLFWALETLLFNDFQPSSSNSPFQNMLTDVTNQLLPGSSQEAPSGPSNIAGIDQAIQQAALSTGLSPALLKAVATVESSLNPAAVSSAGAIGVMQLMPQTAESLGVNPYNAEQNILGGAEYLKSLLDNFHGNLTLALAAYNAGPGAVDHFGGIPPYQQTQDYVQKVLSTYQALASSPEST is encoded by the coding sequence ATGGAACCATTATTGTTTTGGGCCTTGGAAACATTATTGTTTAATGACTTTCAGCCATCCTCATCCAATTCCCCATTCCAAAACATGCTAACCGATGTAACCAATCAGCTATTGCCCGGGTCTTCCCAAGAGGCTCCGTCTGGCCCTAGCAACATTGCCGGGATTGACCAAGCCATCCAACAAGCTGCCTTGAGTACTGGACTATCCCCCGCCCTGCTAAAAGCCGTCGCGACGGTGGAATCGTCACTGAATCCGGCAGCGGTAAGCTCAGCTGGCGCCATTGGGGTGATGCAGCTCATGCCGCAAACCGCAGAGTCTTTAGGAGTCAATCCCTACAATGCGGAACAAAACATTTTAGGTGGTGCCGAGTATCTCAAGAGCCTTTTAGACAATTTCCATGGCAATTTGACCCTCGCTCTTGCCGCCTATAACGCGGGGCCTGGAGCGGTTGACCACTTTGGAGGCATTCCGCCTTACCAACAGACCCAAGATTATGTCCAAAAGGTCTTGTCCACTTATCAAGCCTTGGCCTCATCACCAGAGAGCACCTAA
- a CDS encoding flagellar basal body-associated FliL family protein, protein MKKILSYFLIFLLGAGSGAAALIFGDPSLLSHTPKPVVASLPYNPLTAISVTETGIESNLGSSGHYVSFNLEFNVTKQALTAQGGSPTAATGGTGTGSPELDAKIRNDLITLARSTSYQEFTQSGGISTFKDQVREVLESIFGPGTIGPIYFSSLMTQ, encoded by the coding sequence GTGAAAAAAATATTGAGCTATTTTCTAATTTTTCTTTTGGGTGCCGGTTCGGGTGCTGCCGCTCTGATTTTTGGAGATCCCTCATTGTTAAGCCACACTCCGAAGCCCGTCGTGGCGTCCCTGCCCTACAATCCTCTCACGGCAATTTCTGTGACCGAGACCGGAATTGAAAGTAACCTCGGCAGTTCAGGGCATTATGTGAGTTTTAATTTGGAATTCAATGTGACCAAACAGGCTTTAACGGCTCAAGGAGGATCACCAACGGCAGCCACAGGGGGAACGGGAACCGGTTCTCCCGAACTGGATGCAAAGATTCGTAACGATCTAATTACCCTGGCTCGGAGTACTTCGTATCAAGAATTTACGCAATCCGGCGGGATTTCGACCTTCAAGGATCAGGTACGAGAGGTTTTGGAATCCATTTTTGGTCCGGGAACCATTGGCCCGATTTACTTTTCATCACTCATGACGCAATAA
- a CDS encoding flagellar motor switch protein FliM: protein MGLVKDLKEVRPYDFQRPHQLSRLQLDAITLMMESYLRMASNFLSTYLRTPVQIQHISTEQMPYEQYVEGVTIPSVLALFTINQSGSGLLESSPEVTLAIIDRALGGPGFGHFPSRELTEIEQTIYRRIMERLLSLLGQSWSSLMPFEARIDTIEYNPAFTQISSEGDLVVVQQQQISIDSHKGILSWVWPYPAIEPFALMLGRHALGREDDQDVKPKTQEMLKLLSRSSVRADVVLGRTTISLGEFRQLKPGDIIILKNRYDKPLTLSLANQEKFHVVAGKVGGHLAVRVTGRVNPDDQE from the coding sequence ATGGGACTGGTCAAAGATCTGAAGGAAGTACGTCCCTATGATTTTCAAAGGCCACACCAGCTAAGCCGTTTACAACTTGACGCCATTACCTTGATGATGGAATCGTATTTACGGATGGCTTCGAACTTCCTCTCAACGTATTTGAGAACACCTGTGCAGATCCAACATATTAGCACAGAACAAATGCCCTATGAGCAGTATGTGGAAGGGGTAACCATTCCGAGCGTGCTCGCCTTATTTACCATCAATCAATCGGGTTCTGGACTCCTCGAGAGTTCACCGGAAGTGACCTTAGCGATTATTGACCGCGCTTTAGGTGGCCCAGGTTTCGGTCATTTTCCCAGCCGCGAGTTAACCGAGATTGAACAGACTATTTATCGCCGGATTATGGAACGCTTATTGAGCTTACTGGGTCAAAGTTGGTCATCGCTGATGCCGTTTGAAGCCCGCATCGACACGATCGAATATAATCCGGCATTCACCCAAATATCCTCTGAAGGGGATTTAGTGGTCGTGCAGCAACAACAAATTTCCATTGACAGCCACAAAGGGATATTGTCATGGGTGTGGCCATATCCCGCTATTGAGCCTTTTGCTCTTATGCTTGGACGTCATGCCTTAGGACGTGAAGACGATCAAGATGTGAAACCGAAAACCCAAGAAATGCTCAAGCTTTTAAGCCGCAGTTCGGTTCGCGCTGATGTGGTTTTGGGGCGTACCACGATTTCCCTAGGAGAATTTCGCCAATTGAAACCCGGTGATATCATCATCTTAAAAAATCGTTATGACAAGCCTTTAACATTGTCTTTGGCCAATCAGGAAAAATTCCATGTCGTGGCGGGTAAAGTCGGCGGCCATTTAGCTGTCCGAGTGACAGGACGGGTTAATCCAGATGATCAAGAATGA
- the fliN gene encoding flagellar motor switch protein FliN translates to MSENKGRLTKEELQALTEGLADHPGLEARPVEFADLDVPPKPDRPVSPVDFLWDVPMDVEVVLGSTDLSVQDVLEIGPGSVIELERTYGEPVDVYLNGRIVAKGEVVIIGEQFGVKVTEILASFPGDEEESSD, encoded by the coding sequence ATGAGTGAGAATAAAGGACGGTTAACCAAAGAAGAATTGCAGGCATTAACTGAGGGATTGGCAGATCATCCGGGGCTTGAGGCCCGCCCGGTAGAATTTGCGGATTTAGACGTGCCTCCTAAACCGGACCGGCCTGTTTCGCCCGTTGATTTTCTTTGGGATGTGCCTATGGATGTTGAGGTGGTTTTGGGCAGTACCGATTTATCTGTGCAAGACGTATTGGAAATTGGACCGGGATCCGTCATCGAGTTAGAGCGGACTTACGGGGAACCTGTTGATGTCTATTTAAATGGCCGCATTGTCGCCAAGGGTGAAGTGGTCATTATCGGCGAACAATTTGGTGTAAAGGTTACGGAGATTTTGGCTTCTTTTCCTGGGGACGAAGAGGAGTCTTCGGATTAG
- the csrA gene encoding carbon storage regulator CsrA — MLVLSRKIDEALIIGNAEIRIVVLGIQGDQVKLGIEAPRHITVMREELFQAQQHNQMASLSVPPETLTDLTASNPKTPLRPQEKKPKSP; from the coding sequence ATGCTGGTGCTCAGCCGTAAAATTGATGAAGCGCTCATAATAGGCAATGCTGAAATTCGCATTGTCGTCCTAGGAATTCAAGGCGATCAAGTGAAATTAGGTATTGAAGCTCCCCGCCACATCACCGTGATGCGCGAGGAGCTCTTTCAAGCCCAGCAACATAACCAAATGGCGTCGTTATCCGTTCCTCCCGAAACCCTAACCGATTTAACGGCCTCTAATCCGAAGACTCCTCTTCGTCCCCAGGAAAAGAAGCCAAAATCTCCGTAA